The Xanthomonas fragariae genome has a segment encoding these proteins:
- the thiL gene encoding thiamine-phosphate kinase: MPEFDLIARLRARIAARADVPLGIGDDAALLQPPPGEQLAITADTLNAGVHFPNETRADDLGWKTLAVNLSDLAAMGAQPRWCTLSLSLPHDDAAWVDAFADGFFALADAHDIALVGGDTTRGPLSCAVTAIGSLPPGAALRRDGARVGDEVWVTGALGEAAAALALWQAAQLDVTCVAADPLHEQWRSRLLRPQPRVQAGLRLRGLAHACVDISDGLLADLGHLCERSGVGAQLALAALPAMPRSAQIAARQYIGWQLGGGDDYELCFTAAPQHREQVRQAMEFAGVAATRIGHIVATPGVVVRDADGNPWQPPQRGYQHFVG, from the coding sequence CCGATGTGCCGTTGGGCATTGGCGACGATGCGGCCTTGCTGCAGCCGCCGCCGGGCGAGCAACTGGCGATCACTGCCGATACGCTCAATGCGGGCGTGCATTTTCCGAATGAAACGCGTGCGGACGATCTGGGCTGGAAGACGTTGGCGGTCAATCTCTCCGATCTCGCTGCGATGGGAGCACAACCGCGCTGGTGCACCTTGTCGCTGTCCTTGCCCCATGACGATGCAGCGTGGGTGGATGCGTTTGCCGATGGTTTTTTTGCACTGGCCGATGCGCATGACATTGCATTGGTCGGTGGCGATACCACGCGCGGGCCGTTGTCGTGTGCGGTGACCGCCATCGGCAGTCTGCCGCCTGGCGCTGCGTTGCGTCGCGATGGTGCGCGTGTGGGCGACGAGGTGTGGGTGACCGGTGCGCTGGGCGAGGCCGCAGCGGCATTGGCACTGTGGCAGGCCGCTCAGTTGGATGTGACCTGTGTGGCTGCCGACCCATTGCACGAGCAGTGGCGCAGCCGCTTGCTGCGTCCGCAGCCGCGTGTGCAGGCCGGGCTGCGTTTGCGTGGGCTTGCGCATGCGTGCGTGGATATCTCCGATGGGTTGCTGGCCGATCTGGGGCATCTGTGCGAGCGTAGCGGTGTAGGGGCACAACTTGCGTTGGCTGCACTGCCGGCGATGCCACGCAGCGCCCAGATCGCTGCGCGGCAGTACATCGGCTGGCAACTCGGCGGTGGCGACGACTACGAGTTGTGCTTCACCGCCGCGCCGCAACACCGTGAGCAGGTGCGGCAGGCAATGGAATTTGCCGGAGTTGCCGCCACGCGTATCGGTCACATTGTCGCCACGCCTGGCGTGGTGGTGCGCGACGCCGACGGCAACCCGTGGCAGCCGCCGCAGCGTGGGTACCAGCACTTCGTAGGCTGA
- a CDS encoding glycosyltransferase: MTERDIAQETIASTLRPCNGVCTHDKPFPMMRVISRDNGVGLTRDMVLMAETLRDGGVPVQEMGFTSQRLQDTGREARLWASRALFGRVPLQIFSERVYARCLPLGRINLLVPNPEWLLLKWLPLLPRFDAVLCKTHHAERIFRSLGCTTRFIGFSSPDRYDPQVPRHRAFFHLAGRSTAKGTRVLLETWQRHPEWPPLTVVQNPRTAGRPVVAPNIDHRVRYLDDAELRRLQNAHLFHICPSEAEGFGHYLMEALSVGAVTLATDGEPMNELVRPEHGVLIPVAEVRLRRLASYYYVDAAGIASAVEAALAMPQAQLDKLSANARAFYQANDAAFAARFRTAVLASLPQHKVETPVSVTPAVVEN; encoded by the coding sequence ATGACAGAGCGGGACATCGCGCAGGAAACCATTGCATCGACGCTCCGCCCCTGCAATGGCGTGTGCACGCATGACAAGCCGTTTCCGATGATGCGGGTGATCAGCCGCGATAACGGCGTGGGGCTGACCCGTGACATGGTGCTAATGGCCGAAACGCTGCGCGATGGCGGCGTGCCGGTGCAGGAAATGGGATTCACCAGCCAGCGTTTGCAGGACACCGGGCGCGAAGCCCGCCTGTGGGCCAGCCGCGCGCTGTTCGGGCGTGTGCCGCTGCAGATCTTTTCCGAACGTGTATATGCGCGTTGCCTGCCGCTGGGTCGGATCAACCTTCTGGTGCCCAATCCGGAATGGCTGCTGCTCAAGTGGCTGCCGCTGCTGCCGCGCTTCGATGCGGTGCTGTGCAAGACCCATCACGCCGAGCGGATCTTCCGCAGCCTGGGATGCACTACGCGCTTTATCGGCTTCAGCAGCCCGGATCGGTACGACCCGCAAGTGCCCCGTCATCGCGCGTTCTTTCATCTGGCCGGGCGCAGCACCGCCAAGGGCACGCGCGTGCTGCTGGAGACCTGGCAGCGGCATCCGGAATGGCCGCCGCTGACGGTGGTGCAGAACCCGCGCACCGCTGGCAGGCCGGTGGTGGCGCCGAATATCGATCACCGCGTTCGCTACCTCGACGATGCCGAACTGCGTCGGCTGCAGAACGCGCATCTGTTCCATATCTGTCCGTCCGAGGCCGAAGGCTTCGGCCATTACCTGATGGAAGCGCTGAGCGTGGGAGCAGTGACGCTAGCCACCGACGGCGAGCCGATGAACGAATTGGTCAGGCCAGAGCACGGCGTGCTGATCCCAGTGGCCGAGGTGCGCCTGCGGCGTCTGGCGTCGTATTACTACGTGGACGCTGCGGGCATCGCCAGCGCAGTGGAAGCCGCGCTGGCGATGCCGCAGGCGCAGCTGGACAAGTTGTCAGCCAATGCGCGCGCGTTCTACCAAGCCAACGACGCCGCGTTTGCCGCGCGGTTTCGCACTGCGGTGCTGGCGTCGCTGCCGCAGCACAAGGTGGAGACCCCCGTGAGCGTGACGCCTGCCGTCGTCGAGAACTGA
- a CDS encoding glutamate--cysteine ligase: MSSPSYVVETPITERAELVQVLASGEKPSADWRIGTEHEKFGFQLDDLRAPTFEGARGIEALLTGLTRFGWEPVQENGHTIALLREGASVTLEPAGQLELSGAAVETLHHTCVETGTHLDEVAQVASELLLGFLGMGFQPKWRRDQMPWMPKGRYQIMKNYMPKVGSLGLDMMTRTCTVQVNLDYATEADMVKKFRVSLALQPIATALFADSPFTEGKPNGYLSYRSHIWTDTDADRTGMLDFVFDDGFSYERYVDYLLDVPMYFSYRNGVYVDASGQSFRDFMQGKLPALPGALPTLRDWSDHMTTAFPEVRLKKYLEMRGADAGPWDRLCALSAFWVGLLYDDTALDAAWDLVKDFSTTERHALRDGVPRHALGLPFRKGTARDLAVEAVNIAREGLRRRARLNRDGQDETGFLDVIAEIAESGVTAAERKLALYHGAWNGDVDRVFRSFAY, encoded by the coding sequence TTGTCGAGTCCCAGCTACGTCGTCGAAACGCCGATCACCGAACGCGCGGAACTGGTCCAGGTGCTGGCCTCCGGCGAGAAGCCCAGCGCGGATTGGCGGATCGGGACCGAGCACGAAAAGTTCGGCTTCCAGCTCGATGATCTACGCGCGCCCACCTTCGAAGGCGCGCGCGGCATCGAGGCCTTGCTGACCGGGCTGACCCGTTTCGGTTGGGAGCCGGTGCAGGAAAACGGCCACACCATCGCACTGCTGCGCGAAGGCGCGTCGGTAACGTTGGAGCCGGCCGGGCAGCTGGAACTCTCTGGCGCAGCAGTCGAAACCCTGCATCACACCTGCGTGGAAACCGGCACCCATCTGGATGAAGTGGCGCAGGTGGCTAGCGAGTTGCTGCTGGGCTTTCTCGGCATGGGCTTCCAGCCGAAATGGCGTCGCGACCAGATGCCGTGGATGCCGAAGGGCCGCTACCAGATCATGAAGAACTACATGCCCAAGGTCGGCTCGCTCGGTCTGGACATGATGACGCGCACCTGCACGGTGCAGGTCAATCTGGATTACGCCACCGAAGCGGACATGGTGAAGAAGTTCCGTGTATCGCTGGCGCTGCAGCCGATCGCCACCGCGCTGTTCGCCGATTCGCCGTTCACCGAAGGCAAGCCGAACGGTTATCTGAGTTACCGCTCGCACATCTGGACCGATACCGACGCCGATCGCACCGGCATGCTGGATTTCGTGTTCGACGATGGTTTCAGCTACGAGCGCTACGTCGATTACCTGCTCGATGTGCCGATGTATTTCTCCTACCGCAACGGCGTCTACGTCGATGCCAGCGGGCAGAGCTTCCGCGATTTCATGCAGGGCAAGCTGCCTGCATTGCCGGGGGCATTGCCCACACTGCGCGATTGGTCGGACCACATGACCACCGCGTTCCCGGAAGTGCGCTTGAAGAAGTATCTGGAAATGCGCGGCGCCGATGCCGGCCCCTGGGATCGTCTGTGCGCGCTGTCGGCGTTCTGGGTGGGCCTGTTGTATGACGACACCGCGCTGGATGCGGCCTGGGATCTGGTCAAGGACTTCAGCACGACCGAGCGCCATGCGCTGCGCGACGGCGTGCCCAGGCACGCACTCGGCCTGCCGTTCCGCAAGGGCACCGCGCGCGATCTGGCGGTGGAGGCAGTCAACATCGCGCGCGAAGGTCTGCGTCGGCGTGCACGCCTGAATCGCGACGGTCAGGATGAAACCGGCTTTCTGGACGTAATTGCCGAAATCGCCGAGAGCGGCGTCACCGCCGCCGAGCGCAAGCTGGCGCTCTATCACGGTGCATGGAACGGCGATGTCGATCGCGTGTTCCGCTCGTTCGCGTACTGA
- the yihA gene encoding ribosome biogenesis GTP-binding protein YihA/YsxC, with the protein MSLLIEQARYHLSAHNARQLPDDDGYEVAFAGRSNAGKSSALNALTRQNALARVSKTPGRTQQLVFFQIQPERYLVDLPGYGYAKVPQDLQAHWQAFIDRYFRTREALRGVVVVMDIRHPLKDYDLQMLGYAAERGLPAHGLLTKADKLGRGQQMQTLQKVHKELSARFGDSVTVQTYSGQSRQGVDELRSIVAGWLGLDLEAPAAE; encoded by the coding sequence ATGTCGCTCCTTATCGAACAAGCCCGCTACCACCTGTCTGCCCACAACGCCCGGCAATTGCCCGACGATGACGGCTACGAGGTTGCCTTCGCCGGCCGCTCAAACGCCGGAAAATCCAGCGCACTCAATGCGCTGACCCGCCAGAATGCACTGGCCCGCGTTTCCAAGACGCCTGGCCGCACCCAGCAGCTGGTGTTCTTCCAGATCCAGCCCGAGCGCTATCTGGTGGACTTGCCCGGTTATGGCTACGCCAAGGTGCCGCAGGACCTGCAGGCGCACTGGCAGGCCTTTATCGACCGCTATTTCCGCACCCGCGAAGCCTTGCGCGGGGTGGTGGTGGTCATGGATATCCGCCACCCGCTCAAGGATTACGACCTGCAGATGCTGGGCTATGCGGCCGAACGCGGCCTGCCCGCGCACGGCCTGCTGACCAAGGCCGACAAGCTCGGCCGTGGCCAACAGATGCAGACCCTGCAGAAGGTCCACAAAGAGCTCTCCGCCCGCTTCGGCGACAGCGTGACCGTACAGACCTACTCCGGCCAATCGCGCCAGGGCGTGGACGAACTGCGCAGCATCGTGGCTGGCTGGCTGGGCCTGGACTTGGAAGCGCCCGCGGCCGAGTGA
- a CDS encoding c-type cytochrome: MRHARVLVLATLAVSVIAVVAFAQSAVTPVTDPPPVRVAPLEVDLSKTTWGDAKAGQTKAVACAACHGQDGNPAAAMYPRIAGQTERYVAHQVALIASGERTTGMSAVMVPFVRDLTAQDMRDLGAYFATQKSSAGVADDAVVSDGPYQGLKFYEVGEKLYRGGDIARAVPACMACHGPSGSGNPGPAYPRLGGQHAEYVARRLKEYQAGTTQERNPALFNIMAQVARPLTEQEIQALASYLQGLHDRADDAAAARAPAGTPARS; encoded by the coding sequence ATGCGCCATGCTCGTGTGCTTGTCCTCGCCACTCTCGCCGTGTCGGTCATCGCGGTCGTGGCGTTTGCGCAATCGGCGGTCACGCCGGTCACCGATCCGCCGCCCGTGCGCGTTGCGCCGCTGGAGGTGGACCTGTCCAAAACCACCTGGGGCGACGCCAAGGCAGGCCAGACCAAGGCCGTCGCCTGCGCGGCCTGCCACGGCCAGGATGGTAATCCGGCGGCGGCCATGTACCCACGCATCGCCGGGCAAACCGAGCGCTACGTGGCGCATCAGGTCGCGCTGATCGCCAGCGGCGAGCGCACCACCGGCATGTCTGCGGTCATGGTGCCGTTCGTCAGGGACCTCACTGCGCAGGACATGCGCGACCTGGGTGCCTACTTCGCCACCCAGAAGTCGTCCGCCGGGGTCGCCGACGATGCGGTGGTCAGCGACGGGCCGTATCAGGGCCTGAAGTTCTACGAGGTCGGCGAAAAACTCTACCGCGGCGGCGACATCGCGCGCGCAGTGCCGGCCTGCATGGCCTGCCACGGCCCGTCCGGCAGCGGCAATCCGGGGCCGGCGTATCCGCGCCTGGGTGGCCAGCATGCCGAGTACGTGGCACGGCGGCTGAAGGAATATCAGGCAGGCACCACCCAGGAGCGCAATCCGGCGCTGTTCAATATCATGGCGCAGGTGGCGCGCCCGCTGACCGAGCAGGAGATCCAGGCGCTGGCCAGTTATCTGCAGGGTCTGCACGACCGCGCCGACGATGCGGCCGCCGCACGGGCACCTGCCGGGACACCCGCACGCTCATGA
- a CDS encoding thiol:disulfide interchange protein DsbA/DsbL: protein MNLLSRLSLLLLSLVPLVACAIDKNAPPVEGEDYLLIDDGQPYAPLAGKIEVAEVFGYTCPHCAHFEPVLDAWVAKQPPYVRFTPVPAAFGGSWDAFARAYLAADILGVAKRSHRAMFDAIHEKQSVPSQNVAPEELAAFYAGYGIAQQRFIETFKSEAVDARLKAAREFALRSKIPGTPAIIVNGRYLIGARNYPDMLRVADYLIAREHAAPAKR, encoded by the coding sequence ATGAATCTGCTTTCCCGCCTGTCCCTGCTGTTATTGAGCCTGGTGCCGCTGGTGGCCTGTGCCATCGACAAGAATGCGCCGCCGGTCGAAGGCGAGGACTATCTGCTGATCGACGACGGCCAGCCGTACGCCCCGCTGGCCGGCAAGATCGAAGTAGCCGAAGTGTTCGGCTACACCTGCCCGCACTGCGCGCATTTCGAGCCGGTGCTGGACGCCTGGGTGGCCAAGCAGCCGCCGTATGTGCGCTTCACTCCGGTGCCGGCGGCATTCGGCGGCTCCTGGGATGCGTTCGCGCGCGCCTACTTGGCCGCCGACATTCTGGGTGTGGCCAAGCGCAGCCATCGCGCCATGTTCGATGCGATCCACGAAAAGCAAAGCGTGCCCTCCCAGAACGTGGCCCCGGAAGAACTGGCCGCGTTCTATGCCGGTTACGGTATTGCGCAGCAGCGCTTCATCGAGACCTTCAAGAGCGAAGCGGTGGACGCCAGACTCAAGGCCGCACGCGAGTTCGCGCTGCGCAGCAAGATCCCCGGCACGCCGGCCATCATCGTCAACGGGCGCTATCTGATCGGGGCGCGCAATTACCCCGACATGCTGCGCGTGG